A region of Novipirellula aureliae DNA encodes the following proteins:
- a CDS encoding cyanobactin maturation protease PatG family protein has product MSECSTESEQEIDNLIDGLADLWKATTGDERVCIAILDGPVDLSHPAFHGANLQKLETIAGGVPDDGLATRHGTHVASIIFGCHDGPVKGVAPRCRGLIVPVFRDVVGRSPVPCSQLDLARAINQAVVAGADIINISGGELSPTGTAHPILADAIRNCDRSGVLIVAAAGNQGCDCLHIPAALPAVLPIGAMDAAGHPLDFSNWGEEYRTRGVLAPGDRIKGAVPGARVGAESGTSYSTPVVSGVVALLMSLHLIRDGTRLGSRRVKDVILDTAINCDQQPTTDCLRLLGGRLNITKAKSIIFPGAQLMADDQPNPDLIHTEADMSSPNVESTTSPDASPTEASSAIRLPIQSAQGGLLPSGSGGGCGCGGGGNGGMRQTPQLVYALGQLGFDFGTEARRDGFAQAMDAPAENVLPNPHDTGQLLSHLEKNPWDAASLIWTLSIDSTAVYAILPAGPYAATAHEQLRNFLRDQASEGVERISVPGIIAGSVRLSSGQVVPAIIPELRGMFSWSTNALVENLAPAPPESGATPAETAKFAERINIIQAGVNNILERVYFELRNLGQTPQDRAINFAATNAFNIETIVEKAVSEKLELDTIEIERSPVCRPESDCWDVKLMFFFPERQVQTVRRAYRFTVDVSDVVPVTVGAVRAWFVR; this is encoded by the coding sequence TTGAGTGAATGTTCTACCGAAAGCGAACAAGAGATCGACAATCTCATTGACGGTCTCGCTGACCTGTGGAAAGCGACAACAGGCGACGAGCGAGTTTGCATTGCTATTCTGGACGGTCCTGTTGATTTGAGTCACCCGGCATTCCACGGTGCCAATCTACAAAAGTTAGAGACGATCGCGGGTGGCGTACCAGACGATGGACTCGCAACTCGACACGGTACTCATGTCGCCAGCATCATCTTTGGGTGTCACGACGGGCCAGTGAAGGGTGTCGCTCCACGATGCCGGGGGCTAATCGTACCCGTATTCAGGGATGTGGTTGGTCGGTCTCCTGTACCTTGCTCCCAGCTCGACCTTGCTAGGGCCATCAATCAAGCGGTCGTGGCCGGAGCGGACATCATCAACATCAGCGGCGGCGAGTTATCTCCAACGGGAACGGCGCACCCGATCTTGGCTGACGCGATCCGCAACTGCGACCGGTCGGGCGTGCTAATCGTAGCCGCAGCAGGGAATCAGGGTTGTGACTGCCTTCACATTCCTGCCGCACTACCAGCGGTTCTGCCCATTGGAGCAATGGACGCCGCAGGCCATCCTCTAGACTTCAGTAACTGGGGCGAAGAATACCGAACGCGAGGAGTTCTCGCACCCGGTGATCGAATCAAAGGTGCAGTTCCCGGCGCGAGAGTAGGCGCTGAGTCTGGAACCAGTTATTCAACCCCCGTTGTGAGTGGAGTTGTCGCCCTTCTAATGAGTTTGCATCTCATCCGTGATGGGACAAGGCTCGGCAGCAGACGAGTGAAGGATGTGATTTTAGATACCGCCATCAATTGTGACCAACAGCCCACCACAGACTGTCTCCGACTGCTCGGCGGTCGCTTGAACATCACTAAAGCAAAGTCAATAATTTTTCCTGGAGCACAACTTATGGCTGATGACCAACCCAATCCTGATCTGATCCACACAGAGGCCGATATGTCGTCCCCAAATGTCGAGTCGACAACTTCCCCAGACGCTTCTCCCACAGAAGCTTCATCGGCAATTCGACTTCCGATTCAATCCGCCCAAGGCGGCCTGTTGCCGTCCGGCTCAGGAGGAGGGTGCGGGTGCGGTGGAGGCGGTAACGGCGGAATGCGGCAGACGCCACAACTAGTGTACGCCCTCGGCCAGCTTGGGTTTGACTTCGGGACTGAGGCCAGACGCGACGGGTTCGCGCAGGCGATGGATGCCCCAGCGGAAAATGTGCTGCCTAATCCGCACGACACGGGACAGTTGCTATCCCATCTGGAAAAAAACCCTTGGGATGCTGCGTCCCTGATTTGGACGCTGAGCATTGACTCGACCGCGGTTTACGCGATTCTCCCCGCAGGACCATACGCCGCAACGGCCCACGAACAACTTCGGAATTTCTTACGAGACCAGGCATCCGAAGGTGTCGAGCGCATTTCCGTTCCTGGAATAATCGCTGGCTCCGTCCGCCTTTCTAGTGGGCAAGTTGTTCCCGCCATCATTCCAGAACTGCGGGGAATGTTCAGTTGGTCAACAAACGCACTTGTCGAAAACCTCGCTCCTGCTCCACCAGAGTCAGGAGCGACGCCCGCTGAAACGGCGAAATTCGCCGAACGAATCAATATCATTCAAGCGGGTGTAAACAACATTTTAGAGCGAGTTTATTTCGAGCTTCGGAACCTCGGACAGACTCCCCAAGATCGGGCAATCAATTTCGCTGCAACCAACGCCTTTAACATTGAAACAATAGTTGAAAAGGCGGTGAGCGAGAAGCTCGAACTAGATACGATCGAGATCGAGCGAAGCCCAGTCTGCCGCCCAGAATCCGACTGTTGGGATGTAAAACTGATGTTCTTCTTCCCGGAACGTCAAGTGCAGACCGTCAGACGCGCATACCGGTTTACAGTCGATGTCAGCGATGTTGTGCCAGTTACGGTCGGAGCAGTTCGAGCGTGGTTCGTACGTTAA
- a CDS encoding trypsin-like serine peptidase — protein sequence MASNRGSLPFPPKVVGFSLAPPPNPIDQLKSLIERRDEAAKTLANIETEIDRLVSEESICGPNDLQDVENYDGTLGVSQAFVALHEPKIGQLQWLDDLASQFTAQGDNKGNVSGERWGSGGMISRDHFITAGHCFDRLDNGPDGWVCPKRGGQTVSSDEIAKLMRVNFKYQIDAATGSVRVPDSFPILGLEEYRLGGLDFAIVKLGANGDGDFPGDKYGTISLAATDLTVPGEILCVIQHPNGRPKEVEAGPLRDNIGGRMTYSSIDTEGGSSGSPILSIAGELVGVHTNGGCTRNPPGGFNRGVAVGVIRLASTII from the coding sequence ATGGCTTCCAATCGAGGTTCACTTCCCTTTCCACCAAAGGTTGTAGGGTTCTCCTTGGCTCCTCCACCCAACCCGATTGACCAACTAAAGTCTCTCATCGAACGCCGTGACGAAGCGGCAAAGACACTAGCAAACATCGAAACCGAGATTGATCGACTTGTCAGTGAAGAATCAATCTGCGGTCCGAACGACCTTCAAGACGTTGAGAATTACGATGGCACGCTAGGTGTTTCTCAGGCATTTGTCGCCCTCCACGAGCCGAAAATCGGGCAGCTCCAGTGGCTCGACGACTTAGCCTCCCAGTTCACAGCACAGGGCGATAACAAAGGAAACGTTTCAGGGGAGCGATGGGGATCTGGCGGAATGATTTCCCGCGACCATTTCATTACAGCCGGGCATTGTTTCGACCGACTCGACAACGGCCCGGACGGGTGGGTTTGTCCGAAACGAGGCGGCCAGACGGTGTCGTCGGACGAAATCGCGAAGTTAATGAGGGTAAACTTCAAGTACCAGATCGATGCTGCCACCGGAAGTGTTCGAGTGCCAGACAGTTTCCCTATATTAGGTTTAGAGGAATACCGGTTAGGCGGCTTGGACTTCGCAATCGTTAAGCTGGGTGCGAACGGCGATGGCGATTTCCCCGGCGACAAGTACGGCACTATAAGCCTTGCAGCTACGGATTTGACAGTCCCCGGTGAAATACTCTGCGTGATCCAGCACCCGAACGGAAGACCCAAAGAGGTTGAGGCTGGTCCTCTCCGCGATAATATTGGCGGCCGCATGACTTACAGTTCCATTGACACAGAGGGAGGTTCGTCCGGGTCACCTATTCTGTCTATCGCAGGAGAACTTGTGGGCGTGCATACCAATGGAGGCTGCACACGGAATCCACCAGGTGGCTTCAATCGCGGAGTTGCAGTTGGAGTAATTCGTCTCGCATCAACGATCATTTAA
- a CDS encoding IS4 family transposase — translation MGSLNHSAFREQIRFLRRQFLQGDGLPFTDVLSERSISDALSQNGVCWKERVYSPLVTLWVFLGQILSTDQSCASAVARLIAHRISRNQSPCSAETSAYCQARKRLPEKFFSDVARRTGRALDEIAKAEWLWHGRRVYLYDGTTVKMPDTADNQSEYPQPSSQRPGLGRPMARVCTIFSLSCGAVVDMAICAYSGKGQSELGLLRRLMDVFRSGDIMVADRLMCSWGELTALQTRGVDFIVRHATTRKLDFRRGQRLGKDDQIVNWPKRRGRTKASNAYRKNLPDNLKVRVCRIQIARPGFRSKVLVVVTTLFDPIEYPKEELALLYRKRWNVELDIRSLKTTLQMDMLRCKTPDLVRKEIWTHVLAYNLIRTIMARAAHEIDIEPRTISFKMTLQTLKAFQPVLANLRHCPSDFRQQLYDQMIAVISIHRVGDRPDRFEPRKIKQPTRKHHDFLHVHRHEAKRQILEGLTK, via the coding sequence ATGGGCAGTTTGAACCATAGTGCATTCCGTGAACAGATCAGATTCTTGCGTCGTCAGTTCTTACAGGGCGACGGTCTACCATTCACCGACGTTCTTTCAGAACGGTCTATTTCCGATGCACTGTCTCAAAATGGCGTCTGTTGGAAAGAAAGGGTCTACTCGCCGCTCGTAACTCTTTGGGTATTTCTTGGGCAAATCCTGAGCACCGATCAGTCGTGTGCATCGGCTGTCGCCCGGTTAATTGCTCACAGGATCTCACGCAATCAAAGCCCTTGTTCGGCAGAGACTTCCGCCTATTGTCAGGCACGAAAACGACTGCCTGAGAAGTTCTTTTCAGATGTTGCACGCAGAACAGGGCGCGCCCTTGATGAGATTGCTAAAGCTGAGTGGCTGTGGCATGGTCGCCGCGTCTATCTGTACGACGGCACGACGGTAAAAATGCCGGACACGGCAGATAATCAATCAGAATATCCCCAGCCGTCGTCTCAAAGGCCGGGTCTAGGGCGTCCAATGGCGAGAGTGTGCACTATCTTTTCACTTTCGTGCGGAGCTGTCGTCGACATGGCAATTTGCGCATACTCGGGTAAAGGCCAAAGCGAACTCGGTTTACTCCGTCGATTAATGGATGTCTTTCGTTCGGGTGACATTATGGTAGCAGATCGACTTATGTGTTCCTGGGGTGAACTGACCGCACTTCAAACCCGTGGCGTGGATTTTATCGTCAGACATGCTACCACTCGCAAGCTTGATTTCCGTCGTGGGCAACGCCTTGGCAAAGACGATCAAATCGTGAACTGGCCAAAGCGACGCGGACGTACAAAGGCATCCAACGCCTATCGGAAGAACTTGCCGGACAACCTAAAGGTGCGAGTCTGTCGCATTCAGATCGCTCGACCAGGTTTCCGCAGCAAAGTGCTTGTCGTCGTCACAACCCTCTTTGATCCGATTGAGTATCCGAAAGAAGAACTCGCCTTGCTCTACCGCAAGCGATGGAATGTCGAGTTGGACATCCGATCATTGAAAACGACTTTGCAAATGGACATGCTGCGTTGCAAGACTCCAGATCTTGTTCGCAAGGAAATCTGGACTCATGTTCTTGCCTACAACCTGATTCGCACAATCATGGCCAGGGCCGCTCACGAAATCGACATAGAACCGCGTACGATTAGTTTCAAAATGACCCTGCAAACGCTGAAGGCTTTTCAACCAGTCCTTGCGAACTTGAGACACTGTCCTTCGGACTTCCGGCAGCAATTGTACGACCAAATGATCGCAGTAATTTCAATCCATCGAGTTGGAGATAGACCAGACCGCTTTGAACCAAGGAAAATTAAACAGCCTACTCGAAAGCATCATGACTTCCTGCACGTGCATCGACACGAAGCGAAACGTCAAATACTGGAAGGACTTACGAAATAA
- a CDS encoding ThiF family adenylyltransferase, which yields MAQNRFERQSQLVPMDRLADVTATVIGVGAIGRQVALQLASIGTPRIQLIDFDSVDLSNTTTQGYRKHEIGWSKPFATSQAISEIDPTIEVIRVEDRFRPRQEIGNVVFCCVDSIMARTAIWRSIRSRVGFWADGRMLGEVLRVLSVTDSDAEAHYASTLFAASEAQRGTCTSRSTIYAASIAAGIMVHQFTRWLRDIPTDADTSINLLSGEWTVRDAS from the coding sequence GTGGCTCAGAATCGTTTTGAACGTCAAAGCCAACTGGTCCCCATGGACCGGTTGGCGGATGTCACCGCAACGGTGATCGGCGTCGGCGCTATTGGTCGTCAAGTTGCGTTGCAACTCGCGTCAATCGGAACGCCGCGAATCCAATTGATCGACTTCGACAGCGTTGACTTGTCCAACACGACAACGCAAGGTTACCGAAAACATGAAATCGGCTGGTCGAAACCGTTCGCAACCTCACAAGCCATTAGTGAAATCGACCCCACCATCGAAGTCATTCGGGTGGAAGATCGCTTTCGCCCACGTCAAGAGATTGGCAACGTGGTATTCTGCTGCGTCGACTCGATTATGGCGCGCACGGCGATTTGGCGTTCGATTCGATCGCGAGTTGGTTTTTGGGCCGATGGCCGGATGCTCGGCGAAGTGCTGCGAGTGCTTTCCGTTACGGATAGCGATGCCGAAGCCCACTACGCTTCCACACTCTTTGCTGCGTCCGAAGCCCAGCGAGGGACCTGCACATCGCGAAGCACGATCTATGCCGCAAGCATCGCCGCGGGGATCATGGTCCATCAGTTCACACGTTGGCTCCGCGACATCCCAACGGACGCCGACACCAGCATCAATTTGCTATCCGGCGAATGGACCGTCCGCGACGCATCCTAA
- a CDS encoding Mov34/MPN/PAD-1 family protein: protein MAKLLYLRDVGPSEVGGFGISNADDLLLVEDIQLVEQVCSVVSVEFDDDSVADFFDQQVDMGRQPEQFARIWIHTHPGASPSPSGTDEETFERCFGGVNWAVMHIIAVEGNTYTRARFNVGPGTERRLRSRVEFDFEFPAADHEAWFIEYCDNVTVDDPFTSRRPFAESYDLDWWEQTPSAADRWSDSLLEAVS from the coding sequence ATGGCAAAGCTACTGTACCTGCGTGACGTCGGCCCCAGCGAAGTCGGCGGGTTCGGCATCTCCAACGCTGACGATCTGCTACTCGTCGAAGACATCCAACTTGTTGAACAAGTCTGTTCGGTCGTCTCGGTCGAATTCGACGACGACAGCGTCGCGGACTTCTTCGACCAACAGGTCGACATGGGACGACAACCAGAGCAATTCGCCAGAATCTGGATTCACACACACCCCGGTGCCTCGCCGTCTCCAAGCGGCACGGATGAAGAAACGTTCGAGCGTTGTTTCGGAGGCGTAAATTGGGCGGTGATGCACATCATCGCTGTAGAAGGCAACACCTACACGCGAGCACGTTTCAACGTCGGCCCCGGCACCGAACGACGCCTGCGGTCTCGTGTCGAGTTCGACTTCGAGTTCCCCGCAGCCGATCACGAAGCGTGGTTTATCGAATACTGTGACAACGTGACCGTCGACGATCCGTTTACGTCGCGTCGTCCGTTTGCCGAGTCTTACGACTTGGACTGGTGGGAGCAAACTCCTTCAGCAGCCGATCGCTGGAGCGACAGTCTCTTGGAGGCGGTCAGTTGA
- a CDS encoding MoaD/ThiS family protein, protein MKVLLISNDAGGYAHHVEAPDNTTVQQMFERHVGTFHADSYLIRVNRQPAAADQPLRDGDRVSFTPLKIEGAI, encoded by the coding sequence ATGAAGGTACTGCTCATCTCAAATGACGCCGGAGGCTACGCTCACCACGTCGAAGCTCCCGACAACACTACCGTCCAACAAATGTTCGAGCGGCACGTCGGCACATTCCATGCCGACAGCTATTTGATCCGCGTCAACCGCCAACCCGCTGCGGCAGATCAACCGCTCCGCGACGGAGACCGCGTTTCGTTCACACCGCTCAAAATTGAAGGCGCTATTTGA
- a CDS encoding AAA family ATPase has protein sequence MKLSDRLMELVRACFTGIWIESHEHDDALLEISQLCHEQQWRLATWDIDQGLRVPGAASTDDAGASDPLAAIHAMKSLGADDTASIIVLTNFHRFLGSTEIVQALARQIVDGKASRTIFIVLSPVVQIPTELEKLFVVIEHPLPTREQLKEIAEGIATEDGELPSADRLETVLDAAMGLTRLEAENAFGLSLVRDSVIKPESVWELKASMLKKSGLLQLYKSHDDFSSLGGLGSLKAFCKRSLLQHGRDNPLKRPRGVLLLGVPGTGKSAFAKALGKETGRPTLILDVGALMGSLVGQTEQNVRRALNIADAMAPCILFIDEIEKALSGAAGSGQNDSGVSSRMLGTLLSWMNDHTSNVYLIATCNDILRMPPELSRAERFDGIVFLDLPQREQKNRIWDQYIAMFDLDANQKRPEDAKWTGAEIRACCRLAALLDTPLSQAGLNVVPVAVTASESVDRLRQWASGRCLDAEKSGIYQHQTKPQSRRRVSRAKPSAN, from the coding sequence ATGAAACTATCCGATCGGCTGATGGAACTGGTGCGAGCCTGTTTCACCGGCATTTGGATCGAATCGCACGAGCACGACGATGCGTTGCTCGAAATTTCACAACTATGCCACGAACAACAATGGCGACTCGCCACCTGGGACATTGACCAGGGCCTGCGTGTGCCGGGAGCTGCGTCAACCGATGACGCTGGTGCGTCTGACCCGTTGGCCGCGATTCACGCGATGAAGTCGCTGGGGGCTGATGACACCGCATCTATCATCGTTCTGACGAACTTTCATCGCTTTCTCGGTTCTACAGAGATCGTTCAAGCACTCGCACGACAAATTGTTGATGGAAAAGCAAGCCGAACCATTTTTATCGTATTGTCACCAGTCGTTCAAATCCCGACCGAACTGGAAAAACTGTTCGTTGTCATCGAGCATCCATTGCCGACTCGCGAACAACTCAAAGAGATTGCCGAAGGAATCGCGACCGAGGACGGCGAATTACCCAGTGCTGATCGGCTCGAAACGGTACTCGACGCCGCCATGGGCCTGACTAGGCTCGAAGCGGAAAACGCTTTCGGCTTGAGTCTGGTTCGTGACTCCGTCATTAAGCCCGAATCCGTTTGGGAATTGAAGGCGAGCATGCTTAAGAAGTCCGGCTTGCTTCAGCTCTATAAGAGCCACGACGACTTCTCGTCACTCGGCGGGCTCGGCAGCTTGAAAGCGTTTTGCAAACGGTCATTGCTTCAACACGGTCGTGACAATCCGCTAAAGAGGCCTCGCGGCGTTTTGTTGCTGGGAGTGCCAGGCACGGGGAAGTCAGCCTTTGCGAAAGCGTTGGGAAAAGAGACCGGGCGTCCCACGCTGATTCTTGACGTCGGTGCGCTGATGGGAAGCCTTGTGGGCCAGACAGAGCAAAACGTTCGTCGAGCGTTGAACATCGCCGATGCGATGGCACCCTGCATCCTGTTTATTGACGAGATCGAAAAGGCTCTCAGTGGCGCGGCTGGATCAGGACAAAACGATTCGGGCGTATCATCGCGCATGCTGGGCACGTTGCTCAGTTGGATGAACGACCACACCTCAAACGTTTATTTGATCGCGACGTGCAACGATATTTTGCGCATGCCGCCTGAGCTATCGCGTGCGGAGCGTTTCGACGGGATTGTGTTCCTTGATCTGCCTCAGCGTGAGCAAAAGAATCGCATTTGGGATCAGTACATCGCGATGTTTGATCTTGATGCGAATCAGAAACGTCCCGAGGACGCGAAGTGGACCGGCGCAGAAATTCGAGCGTGCTGCCGTTTGGCTGCATTGCTTGATACCCCGCTTTCCCAAGCGGGTTTGAATGTGGTCCCCGTTGCCGTGACAGCATCCGAATCGGTCGATCGGCTTCGGCAATGGGCCAGTGGACGATGCTTGGACGCGGAGAAGTCAGGGATCTACCAGCACCAAACGAAGCCCCAATCTCGAAGGCGGGTCTCGCGTGCCAAACCATCGGCGAACTGA
- a CDS encoding ATP-dependent endonuclease, translating to MLHANDSSLPNLAEMERCGELLFVPFGGGHVRAWAERLAPLARPEFHLYDHELPPETEFRLEAAKSVNLRPRCQAVLTKKRCLENYLHPEAIFAAGGIRVHFDDFDCVAELTARELYRQRPGEIAWQLQARRSQSRMANRAKRWLNTQAVENMTVALLDEQDREGEILSWMSTITELTTS from the coding sequence ATGCTTCATGCCAACGACAGCAGCCTACCGAATCTGGCTGAAATGGAACGATGTGGCGAACTGCTCTTCGTTCCATTCGGCGGCGGGCATGTTCGAGCGTGGGCAGAACGTCTTGCTCCGCTCGCTCGGCCCGAATTTCATCTCTACGACCATGAGCTTCCACCGGAGACCGAATTTCGTTTGGAAGCCGCTAAATCCGTGAACCTACGCCCGCGGTGCCAAGCGGTTCTCACCAAAAAGCGGTGCTTAGAAAACTATCTGCATCCCGAGGCCATCTTCGCCGCCGGAGGCATTCGCGTTCATTTCGACGACTTCGATTGCGTTGCCGAGCTAACCGCACGCGAATTGTATCGGCAGCGCCCAGGCGAGATCGCTTGGCAGTTGCAAGCCCGTCGTTCGCAAAGCCGTATGGCGAACCGTGCGAAGCGATGGCTCAATACCCAAGCGGTCGAGAACATGACGGTGGCACTCCTCGATGAGCAAGATCGAGAAGGAGAAATTCTCTCTTGGATGTCAACGATCACCGAATTGACTACATCCTAA
- a CDS encoding DUF2997 domain-containing protein, translating into MKTILIVISPNGESKVETQGFSGSECRQASRFLKSALGTKRTETLTSEFYGLQSQTQTENQQEN; encoded by the coding sequence TTGAAAACCATTTTAATCGTAATCTCACCGAACGGTGAATCGAAGGTCGAGACCCAGGGTTTCTCAGGAAGCGAATGCCGCCAGGCGAGTCGCTTCCTGAAATCCGCTCTTGGCACCAAACGTACCGAAACACTCACCAGTGAGTTTTACGGCCTCCAATCACAAACCCAAACTGAAAACCAACAGGAGAACTAA
- a CDS encoding DUF1257 domain-containing protein, with translation MALRAACRRMRLDEPVHQTVKLFSDQATGYCVQLPRWRYPVVCNTEAGVVKYDNYDGHWGEQAHLDRLIQSYAVEKSILEARKQGHPVTEQSLADGSIKLTVLVGSGN, from the coding sequence ATGGCACTGCGAGCCGCTTGTCGACGGATGCGACTGGACGAACCGGTCCATCAAACCGTGAAGTTGTTCAGCGATCAAGCCACTGGCTATTGCGTTCAGTTGCCTCGCTGGCGATATCCGGTCGTCTGTAACACGGAAGCGGGAGTCGTGAAATACGACAACTACGACGGGCACTGGGGCGAACAGGCACACCTTGATCGACTAATCCAAAGCTACGCGGTTGAGAAATCAATTCTTGAAGCTCGAAAACAGGGGCACCCGGTCACCGAGCAATCGTTGGCCGATGGTTCCATCAAGCTCACAGTTCTTGTTGGGAGCGGAAATTGA
- a CDS encoding recombinase family protein, producing the protein MNHEIRSMGAANQELTRRAHQWWAEMAAIHNIDLVGFDPESTSETRIAWAISNGFEIGTIYSRFSTKLQNSTDDQVRECIQWAAKNSIYVPPELISVDEAAKGRSVRREGLNRTKTILNKHLAKVLLVFKASRLFRQAGKGFQFINEEVVEEGLRAVSVSQGIDTGDRKTWKLQLQIHGLMDDMLLDAIADHVRSGLCGIFLNNWTTGAIGVGYRRKEIPGAPLTKRERPRTMPEVDPLAAKLIQEHAQLLLDGMSTSEGVRRWNAANGPVDPRSSTMKMMYGPYRRLFTNPRLIGRWEFGRRRNQFSTKLDSVKQVEQSDDEVATLEREELRILDDETFFALQAKFAARKTGPRGPRKQRKKHLWDLTTELFFCACCSTEDSPVRLYKVGVTGMAMQCKNGDQCPCKATVRSDKSVRSICKSLTELISRDAELVETIILKSQEMDGRADDGIATQLEQAKKRLRIFGNRVNDLFEMSGEGSDDDRKETKARLRAAQSERTGAQSEVNRLQRIIDGDTNTLTVEQIRENLSEMSTLLTEAASGELGEVAVYKALAIFRSLTGGQIWVHVERRANRKRTNVRGSFHPRLVLTTTAGSAPLGDPPTDEDEVTVWLRKPPRLDAIAQRVHELIDVEGMSYRATANQLVREGHKVNSGNVWYSYRRWHEMQGQKPPKVAYNGGKKRRSR; encoded by the coding sequence ATGAACCATGAAATTCGTAGCATGGGTGCTGCTAACCAAGAACTCACCCGCAGGGCTCACCAATGGTGGGCAGAGATGGCCGCGATTCACAACATTGACCTCGTTGGTTTCGACCCGGAGTCGACTTCAGAAACTCGAATCGCATGGGCGATTTCAAATGGATTCGAGATTGGAACGATTTACTCGCGTTTTAGCACCAAGCTGCAAAACTCAACCGACGACCAAGTCCGTGAGTGCATCCAATGGGCAGCAAAGAACAGCATTTACGTTCCGCCAGAACTGATTTCAGTTGACGAGGCCGCGAAGGGCCGAAGCGTTCGTCGCGAAGGTCTTAATCGAACCAAGACCATTCTGAACAAGCATCTTGCAAAAGTGCTGCTTGTTTTCAAGGCGAGTCGCTTGTTCCGACAGGCGGGAAAAGGCTTTCAATTCATAAACGAAGAAGTCGTCGAGGAAGGTTTGCGTGCGGTCAGTGTTTCACAAGGCATTGATACGGGCGATCGCAAGACATGGAAATTGCAATTGCAAATTCACGGATTGATGGACGACATGTTGCTCGACGCAATCGCCGACCACGTCCGTTCGGGATTGTGCGGAATATTTCTAAACAACTGGACGACAGGGGCTATCGGTGTTGGTTACCGCCGAAAAGAAATTCCCGGTGCGCCACTGACCAAACGCGAACGCCCTCGTACGATGCCCGAAGTTGATCCGTTGGCTGCAAAGCTAATTCAGGAACACGCCCAACTCCTGCTGGACGGCATGTCGACCAGCGAAGGGGTCCGTCGTTGGAATGCGGCCAATGGGCCGGTCGATCCCCGATCGTCAACGATGAAGATGATGTATGGGCCATACCGTCGGCTGTTCACAAATCCGCGATTGATCGGCAGGTGGGAGTTCGGTCGTCGCCGAAATCAATTTTCCACGAAGCTCGACAGTGTCAAGCAAGTCGAGCAGTCGGACGACGAAGTCGCCACCCTTGAACGGGAAGAGCTTCGCATTCTCGATGATGAAACATTTTTTGCCCTCCAGGCAAAATTTGCAGCGAGGAAAACGGGACCGCGCGGTCCACGCAAGCAACGCAAGAAGCATCTCTGGGATTTGACGACCGAACTCTTCTTCTGCGCCTGTTGCAGCACTGAGGACTCGCCAGTCAGACTTTACAAAGTTGGTGTAACCGGAATGGCAATGCAGTGTAAAAATGGAGACCAATGTCCTTGCAAGGCGACGGTTCGCAGTGACAAATCGGTGCGGTCCATTTGCAAAAGTTTGACCGAGCTCATTTCGCGTGATGCTGAGTTGGTCGAGACTATCATCCTAAAGAGCCAGGAGATGGATGGCCGTGCCGACGACGGAATTGCAACCCAACTTGAGCAGGCAAAAAAGCGGTTAAGGATATTCGGCAATCGCGTCAACGACTTGTTCGAAATGTCCGGCGAAGGTTCCGACGATGACCGGAAAGAGACCAAAGCTCGTCTTCGTGCGGCGCAGTCCGAACGCACGGGTGCTCAAAGCGAAGTCAATCGCTTGCAGCGGATTATTGATGGCGACACGAATACCTTGACGGTCGAACAAATCCGAGAAAACCTTTCCGAGATGTCAACGCTGCTCACCGAAGCAGCATCAGGCGAACTTGGTGAGGTTGCCGTCTATAAGGCATTGGCGATATTTCGGTCACTGACTGGCGGACAGATCTGGGTACACGTCGAGCGTCGGGCGAACCGCAAACGGACGAATGTCCGCGGATCGTTTCACCCGCGCTTGGTCCTGACGACGACTGCTGGCTCGGCACCATTGGGCGATCCTCCGACCGATGAAGATGAAGTAACTGTTTGGCTTCGTAAACCACCTCGTCTGGACGCAATTGCCCAGCGCGTCCATGAATTAATTGACGTCGAAGGCATGAGCTATCGCGCGACCGCGAATCAGCTCGTGCGTGAGGGGCATAAGGTCAATTCAGGAAACGTTTGGTACAGTTATCGGCGTTGGCACGAGATGCAAGGTCAGAAACCGCCGAAGGTGGCCTACAACGGCGGAAAGAAACGACGGTCACGTTGA